The window TCGATGACAACCGTTGGGGTAGAATATGATTCGTATTTGTTAATTAGTTCATTACGAGCCTGTTTATCGACTTTAATATTTTTTTCTGTGTATAAAAAGCCGTATTCCTTAAGAAATTTTTTAGTAACTTCACAAGGGGGACAATCTGGTTGGGAATACAAAATAATTTTACTCAAAAGGGTTCCTCCAAAATATTATTTCCTTGCTTGCCGTTCGAGGTAATCGATTAATCCCATTGAACAAACATTTATGTCTATAGTAAGGACTTCATATACTGGGTGATCCGAGGATATCCCATTTGAAGTTAAGTATTCGGATATTTTCTGGGAAAGTATTTGCTCGGTTAATTGAACTCGATCATTGAATTGAGTATGTTCTTGGAATGCAAGCCGTGCTGCGTCTATGAAAATATTTAACCACAACCTAACTTGTCTGTAAACTTCCTGTGGAGACCGAGACATTCCAAAATGACCAAAGTAAATGGAGTCTAAGTTCATATTTTCAAACATAGAAATGGAATTACGCATTTTGTCTGGATCAAATTGATTAGGAGAAGTTGAAGGTAAATATAGTTCAATACCATCACGATAAAGTTGTGGATAAAAAACTCCAACTGTATCTCCACTAAACATCCCATTGACATTTGGGTAATAAATACTGAGATGATGATTTGCATGGCCAGGTGTATCAAAAAATCTAAGTGTACACTTTGGACTAATTTTTAGTTTGCTTTGATCATGCATGCTGATAAGTCGGTCTGAAGGAATGGGAAGAATCGGATCAAATAGTTCAGAGAATTTCTCACCATATACAGCTTGCGCACCGGCAATCAGTCTTGAAGGGTCGGCAAGGTGTCTTTCCCCTTTTGGATGAACAATGACTTTTGCATTTGGGCAGTGTTCAAGCATAAGCCCGGCGCCCCCGGCATGGTCCAAATGAATATGGGTAACGATAATATACTTGATATCTATGGGCGATATTTGTAAATCTTTTAACCCTTGAAGCAAATAGGGAATTGATGGACTAGCGGAGGTTTCGATGATGGTTAATTCTTCTTCGACTAAAACGTACGTTCCTGTTCGATCAGGCTGTTTTAAATCATAATCGTCAATCAGGTAAAAATTCTCCCCTAATTTTACTGGTTTTGACAAAAAATCACTTCCTTTTTAACCTTTTACTTGTACATTGTCTCTCATTATTTTATTCTGTTAATATTGGCAAGTAAAGAAAAAAGTATTGAATTTTCTGAATTTTATCCTTTTGGATAGAATACTGCCATCTGAGAAAACTAATAGTAAATGTTTGTTTTCGTAGAAAGGAGAGGGTACATGTGTCACAGCTACAAGGAATTTTAACTCGGTTAAAAAACCTCCAAGATCAAGCTAATGGAGGGGAACCAGCACAACGCTTTTTTGAGGTGAATGGCGAAAGAAAATGCCAGGTTACATACAATCCAAAAACAGCTACCTATGAATTAGAAGTATACAATGAAAAAGAGAAGCCGAAACGATATCAGTTTGATAACGTTGATATGATTGCTATTGAAATTTTTGACTTGATTCAATAAAAAGAAAAAGGAGCCGAAAAGGTTCCTTTTTCTTTTTAATTTCAGACTCCTAAAAAAGCAAGTAGGGGAAAACTATGTTAAAATGAGAAAGATTTAAATCAAAAATGGGGAGTTTTCGGAGATGATAAGACTTCAAGGTGGGGGATTTTCAGAGTACACAGTGAAAGATTTGATGATACCTTCTGAACGGGTTGCTCATGTACAAATCGGAAATAATCTGGAACATGCATTATTAGTCTTAACTAAAAGTGGCTATTCAGCTATTCCAGTTTTAGATCCTACCTACAAGTTACATGGATTAATCAGTACACCAATTATTATGGAGGCAATTCTAGGTCTAGAACGCATTGAGTTTGAAAAGTTAGAGCAGATACGGGTTGAAGAAATCATGATTAAAGACACACCAACATTGACTATTGAATCTTCCCCTCAATCAAGTTTATCTCTTTTAGTGGATCATCCCTTTTTATGTGTTGAGGATGGCCATGGCGTCTTTGAAGGAATTTTAACGAGAAGAGCAGTGCTTCTACAACTAAATAAATTTGTACAAATAATTAGTAAAAAATAGCTCCTGATTTGGAGCTTGTTTTTTCTGCGAAAAAACTTGAGATGGAGGTGAGTCAATGGAAGATGCCTACAAGGAGCAATGGGCAAAAAAGACGGTGCAAAAGCAAACGAAACGTCCACTTGTCTTAGCTGCTATTATGTTGGCGATGTTTATGGGGGCAATTGAAGCAACGATTGTTTCTACTGCGATGCCCGATATCGTCTCTGATTTAGGTGGCTTTTCATTGTATAGCTGGGTGTTTTCGGGGTATTTGCTAATGAATTCTGTAACCGTACTTATTTACGGAAAATTATCAGATTTATTTGGTAGAAAACCGATTTTGACATTCGGTATCATTTTCTTTTTAATCGGCTCGATTCTTTGTGGTTTTGCCAATTCTATGAAAATGCTCATATTATTTCGCTTTATTCAAGGTTTTGGTGCAGGAGCAGTCATGCCGATTGCCACTACCATTGTTGGAGATATTTATTCAACAGAGGAAAGAGCAAAGGTTCAAGGTTACCTTGCAAGTGTATGGGGGATTTCAGCCGTCTCGGGTCCAGTACTAGGTGGATTTCTCGTTCAATTTGTAAGTTGGAGGTTTGTGTTTTGGATAAATATTCCGCTAGGGCTTTTGTCCTTAGTTGGTCTTTGGATGTTTCTTCATGAAAAAATTGAGAAGAGGAAGCGGGAAATTGACTACTTTGGTGCTGGTTTATTATCCATCGCAATTTTCACTTTAATGATTGTTTTGGTACAGGGAGGGACGAACTGGAAGTGGTCCTCCATGCCCGCTATTAGTTTTTTCGGTGTAAGTATGTTAGCAATTCTTTTGTTTGTTTGGCAGGAAAAGCGATCAGCAGAACCGGTGATGCCATTTTCAATCTGGAAGGAACGCTCAATTTTAATCGCCAACGTGGCTTCGTTAATCACAGGAGTTATGTTAATTGGTATATCAAGCTTTCTGCCTGCTTTTGTACAAGGGGTTATGGAGCAATCTCCAATCGTTGCTGGATTTACCCTAACAACTATGTCTATCGGGTGGCCAATTGCTTCAACAGCTTCTGGAAAACTTATGATAAAGTACGGCTTTAGGAACACCTCGATTATCGGTGGAGTATCTCTTATTCTTGGCAGCATTATGTTTATTGCGTTAACTCCTGAGCTCGGACCACTCTGGGCTGCTGTAGGTTCATTTTTTATTGGGATTGGAATGGGGTTAACAAGTACGGCTTTTATTGTCTTGATCCAAAGTACAGTGGGCTGGGAGCAACGTGGAATTGCCACAGCAGCGAATATGTTTATGAGAAATCTGGGGAATACCGTAGGAGCAGCATTACTTGGTGGGATATTAAACAGTCAACTATATGCTCATTTAAAAAGCTCACCAGCAACTGAAAAGATGACAATTGATTCAGTCAATATTTTATTGAATGAAAATGAAAGAAACCATTTGTCCCTGAAAGTTAGGCTCATTCTCCAGGAAGGTTTGACTTCCGCACTTCACTCGGTCTATTTAGTTGTTTTTCTATTAGCTACTTCTAGTTTTATTTTGGTTATGTTCCTACCTAAGAAAGCAACAGCTAATGAATAGAATAAATTTAGCTAAATGATAATCATAAAACATTTATTAAAGGGGTAAAATAGCTTGTCTTCTTTATCAGAATTCCACTTTCTTTCCGTCTTAGCCCAAGAAATGAATATGAGAAAGGCTGCTGAGCGTTTATTTGTGTCACAGCCTGCATTATCTCAACGGCTCCAAACAATAGAAAAAGAGTGGGGAACAAGGTTGTTCATTCGCTCTCAAAAAGGACTCACGCTTACCCCAGCTGGTGAAATCG of the Bacillus sp. 1NLA3E genome contains:
- a CDS encoding MBL fold metallo-hydrolase, which gives rise to MSKPVKLGENFYLIDDYDLKQPDRTGTYVLVEEELTIIETSASPSIPYLLQGLKDLQISPIDIKYIIVTHIHLDHAGGAGLMLEHCPNAKVIVHPKGERHLADPSRLIAGAQAVYGEKFSELFDPILPIPSDRLISMHDQSKLKISPKCTLRFFDTPGHANHHLSIYYPNVNGMFSGDTVGVFYPQLYRDGIELYLPSTSPNQFDPDKMRNSISMFENMNLDSIYFGHFGMSRSPQEVYRQVRLWLNIFIDAARLAFQEHTQFNDRVQLTEQILSQKISEYLTSNGISSDHPVYEVLTIDINVCSMGLIDYLERQARK
- the cbpB gene encoding cyclic-di-AMP-binding protein CbpB, whose product is MIRLQGGGFSEYTVKDLMIPSERVAHVQIGNNLEHALLVLTKSGYSAIPVLDPTYKLHGLISTPIIMEAILGLERIEFEKLEQIRVEEIMIKDTPTLTIESSPQSSLSLLVDHPFLCVEDGHGVFEGILTRRAVLLQLNKFVQIISKK
- a CDS encoding glutaredoxin family protein; protein product: MSKIILYSQPDCPPCEVTKKFLKEYGFLYTEKNIKVDKQARNELINKYESYSTPTVVIEDHVIRGFDLKELKDLLNIKED
- a CDS encoding YkuJ family protein, whose translation is MSQLQGILTRLKNLQDQANGGEPAQRFFEVNGERKCQVTYNPKTATYELEVYNEKEKPKRYQFDNVDMIAIEIFDLIQ
- a CDS encoding MDR family MFS transporter — translated: MEDAYKEQWAKKTVQKQTKRPLVLAAIMLAMFMGAIEATIVSTAMPDIVSDLGGFSLYSWVFSGYLLMNSVTVLIYGKLSDLFGRKPILTFGIIFFLIGSILCGFANSMKMLILFRFIQGFGAGAVMPIATTIVGDIYSTEERAKVQGYLASVWGISAVSGPVLGGFLVQFVSWRFVFWINIPLGLLSLVGLWMFLHEKIEKRKREIDYFGAGLLSIAIFTLMIVLVQGGTNWKWSSMPAISFFGVSMLAILLFVWQEKRSAEPVMPFSIWKERSILIANVASLITGVMLIGISSFLPAFVQGVMEQSPIVAGFTLTTMSIGWPIASTASGKLMIKYGFRNTSIIGGVSLILGSIMFIALTPELGPLWAAVGSFFIGIGMGLTSTAFIVLIQSTVGWEQRGIATAANMFMRNLGNTVGAALLGGILNSQLYAHLKSSPATEKMTIDSVNILLNENERNHLSLKVRLILQEGLTSALHSVYLVVFLLATSSFILVMFLPKKATANE